The following coding sequences lie in one Cannabis sativa cultivar Pink pepper isolate KNU-18-1 chromosome 5, ASM2916894v1, whole genome shotgun sequence genomic window:
- the LOC115716140 gene encoding ribosome biogenesis ATPase RIX7 isoform X1: MEQKGYLLSALSVGVGVGVGLGLVSGQSVSKWAGNLPPNAITIEKMEQEMLRMMIHHGTEETKDQVTFDDFPYYLSEQTRVLLTSAAYVHLKHAEVSKYTRNLSPASRAILLSGPAELYQQMLAKALAHYFEAKLLLLDVTDFSLKIQSKYGGSNNGSCFKRSTSESTLERLSGLFGSFSGLQQRDEPQFSGGTLRRQSSGVEIRSRGIEGNNTLPKLRRNASAAANISNIGSHSNQNQVGPLRRESSWCFDEKLLIQSLYRVLVSVSKTGPIVLYLRDVEKFLCRSQRIYNLFQKMLNKLTGSVLILGSQVYDPKDEYRELDEKISALFTYTIEIRPPEDESQNVSWKSKLEEDMRMIQVKDNRNHIMEVLSANDLDCDDLDSICIEDTMVLSNYIEEIVVSAISYHLMNNKNPEYRNGKLIISSKSLSHGLSIFQEGKFDGKDTMKLEVKADSSKKEEKKKAVKEKPEAKPEVTAPENKSGAETLSAAAISATKKDAADNSIPAPVKTPEVAPDNEFEKRIRPEVIPASEIGVTFSDIGALDEIKESLQELVMLPLRRPDLFNGGLLKPCRGILLFGPPGTGKTMMAKAIAKEAGASFINVSMSTITSKWFGEDEKNVRALFTLAAKVSPTIIFVDEVDSMLGQRSRAGEHEAMRKIKNEFMTHWDGLLTKPGERILVLAATNRPFDLDEAIIRRFERRILVGLPSMDNREMILKTLLAKEKIEERLNYKELATMTEGYSGSDLKNLCTTAAYRPVRELIQQERLKDLEKKQKPLASSETVSSSEKIEKPESGKEETGIILRPLNMEDFRVAKNQVAASFAAEGSVMNELKQWNELYGEGGSRKKEQLTYFL, encoded by the exons atggAACAGAAAGGTTATTTGTTATCGGCGTTGAGTGTTGGGGTAGGAGTTGGAGTTGGGCTTGGGCTTGTATCGGGCCAGAGCGTCAGTAAATGGGCCGGGAATTTACCGCCCAATGCTATAACCATTGAAAAAATGGAACAAGAGATGTTGAGGATGATGATCCATCATGGCACAGAAGAAACTAAAGATCAAGTCACTTTTGATGATTTTCCATATTATCTCAG tGAACAGACAAGAGTACTACTAACAAGTGCAGCATATGTACATCTCAAACACGCAGAGGTTTCTAAGTACACTCGAAACCTTTCTCCTGCTAGTCGAGCTATTTTGCTTTCTGGCCCTGCtg aaCTTTACCAACAAATGCTGGCCAAGGCTTTGGCTCATTACTTTGAAGCcaagttgttgttgttggatgTAACAGATTTTTCATTAAAG ATTCAGAGCAAGTATGGTGGTTCAAACAATGGATCA TGTTTTAAAAGGTCAACTTCTGAGTCAACCTTAGAGCGATTGTCAGGCTTATTTGGTTCATTTTCTGGGCTTCAACAAAGGGATGAACCCCAAT TTTCAGGTGGTACATTAAGAAGGCAGAGTAGTGGTGTTGAAATAAGATCAAG AGGAATAGAAGGTAATAATACTCTTCCCAAGCTTAGGAGAAATGCCTCTGCAGCTGCTAATATCAGTAACATTGGTTCTCACTCCAATCAAAATCAag TCGGCCCTCTTAGGCGCGAAAGCAGCTGGTGCTTCGACGAAAAGCTCCTTATTCAATCTCTCTACAGA gTTTTGGTTTCGGTTTCGAAAACCGGTCCCATTGTGTTGTACCTTAGAGATGTGGAGAAGTTTTTATGCAGATCACAAAGAATATACAACTTATTTCAGAAAATGTTGAACAAACTCACTGGATCAGTTTTAATTCTTGGGTCTCAAGTTTATGATCCTAAAGATGAATACAGAGAATTAGATGAGAAGATTTCTGCTCTTTTTACTTACACAATTGAGATAAGACCACCTGAAGATGAATCCCAAAATGTTAGTTGGAAATCTAAATTGGAAGAAGATATGAGAATGATTCAAGTTAAGGATAACAGAAATCATATCATGGAAGTTCTCTCAGCTAATGATCTTGATTGTGATGATTTGGATTCAATTTGTATTGAAGACACAATGGTTTTGAGTAATTATATTGAAGAGATTGTTGTGTCTGCAATTTCTTATCACTTGATGAACAACAAGAATCCTGAGTATAGAAATGGAAAACTCATTATTTCTTCCAAAAG TTTGTCACATGGATTGAGTATATTCCAAGAAGGAAAATTTGATGGTAAAGACACAATGAAACTTGAAGTTAAGGCTGACTCATCTAAG aaagaagaaaagaaaaaggctgTTAAAGAGAAGCCAGAAGCAAAACCCGAAGTCACTGCTCCTGAAAACAAATCAGGAGCAGAGACGTTATCAGCAGCAGCAATTTCCGCGACAAAGAAAGATGCTGCTGATAATTCAATTCCAGCACCAGTAAAAACTCCT GAAGTAGCACCTGACAATGAATTTGAGAAGAGAATAAGGCCAGAGGTAATACCAGCTAGTGAAATTGGTGTGACATTTTCTGATATTGGTGCATTAGATGAGATCAAAGAATCACTTCAAGAATTAGTAATGCTTCCACTAAGAAGACCTGACCTTTTCAATGGAGGACTATTGAAGCCTTGTAGAGGAATATTACTATTTGGGCCACCTGGAACTGGTAAGACAATGATGGCAAAGGCCATAGCTAAAGAAGCTGGAGCAAGTTTCATCAATGTTTCCATGTCTACCATAACATCGAAATGGTTCGGTGAGGATGAGAAGAATGTTAGAGCTCTTTTCACTTTGGCGGCCAAGGTTTCGCCTACTATTATCTTTGTTGATGAGGTTGATAGCATGCTTGGACAGAGGTCTAGAGCCGGGGAACATGAAGCGATGCGGAAGATCAAGAACGAGTTTATGACACATTGGGACGGGTTATTGACGAAACCCGGTGAAAGGATTCTTGTTCTTGCTGCTACTAATAGGCCTTTTGATCTTGATGAAGCTATTATCAGGCGTTTCGAAAGAAG AATATTGGTGGGGCTTCCATCAATGGATAACAGAGAAATGATCTTAAAAACTCTACTTGCAAAAGAGAAAATAGAAGAAAGATTAAACTACAAGGAACTTGCAACCATGACAGAAGGCTATAGTGGAAGTGATCTTAAG AATTTGTGCACAACAGCAGCATATAGGCCTGTAAGGGAATTAATACAACAAGAAAGATTGAAAGATTTG GAAAAAAAACAGAAACCTTTGGCATCATCAGAAACTGTTAGTAGTTCAGAAAAAATCGAAAAACCCGAAAGTGGTAAAGAAGAAACAGGTATAATTTTAAGGCCTTTAAACATGGAGGATTTCAGGGTAGCAAAGAATCAG GTGGCTGCAAGTTTTGCAGCAGAGGGGTCTGTAATGAATGAGTTGAAGCAATGGAATGAGCTATATGGGGAAGGAGGGTCAAGAAAGAAAGAACAGTTAACTTATTTTCTATGA
- the LOC115716154 gene encoding uncharacterized protein LOC115716154 — translation MLSSSCSQALLRRPFLPPSTPITRVPNRPRDRFPITRSFRISEPHFSPLKKEWKRISCFRQEDSSSETQKSAYIEHTTTPEEVIKSETTQKSEYIEHSCPPSNAVRRDFPLSLGELANVVFKSIEKRWTVPWTAETIMQVMLLWVAAFCFIGSSVAPIATHMAGLSRESLTLRGQAFFSLLTDVTEGLAGIMILHRCLSRFRPLPPDWFRFSFKGNWYIDVALGCLMFPLVNGLSHFNLKLLPLFPSTPVTLSSVEQSVVACDRVAMALYAIVVSVCAPVWEEIVFRGFLLPSLTKYMPVWCAILVSSVVFAMAHFNVQKMLPLIFLGVVMGAVFARSRNLLPSMLLHSLWNSFVFLDLMK, via the exons ATGTTGAGTTCTTCTTGCTCTCAGGCCCTTCTCCGCCGCCCTTTTCTTCCTCCCTCAACCCCAATTACTAGGGTTCCTAATCGACCCAGAGATAGATTTCCAATTACCCGGAGCTTTCGGATCTCTGAACCCCATTTCAGTCCTCTGaagaag GAATGGAAAAGAATTTCATGTTTTAGACAAGAGGATTCTTCATCAGAAACCCAGAAATCTGCATACATTGAACACACTACTACGCCTGAGGAAGTCATTAAATCTGAGACCACCCAGAAATCTGAATATATTGAACACTCTTGTCCACCTTCAAATGCAGTCAGAAGAGATTTTCCATTAAGTCTTGGAGAG CTTGCAAATGTAGTTTTCAAATCAATAGAGAAGCGATGGACTGTACCGTGGACAGCAGAGACCATAATGCAG GTTATGCTTCTTTGGGTTGCTGCATTCTGTTTTATAGGATCTTCGGTTGCTCCAATAGCGACCCATATGGCAGGTCTCAGTAGGGAATCCCTAACACTTCGAGGGCAAGCATTTTTCAGTCTCTTAACTGATGTAACTGAAGGGCTTGCTGGAATCATGATTCTTCATCGCTGCTTGTCTCGGTTTCGTCCCCTCCCACCAGATTGGTTTAGATTTAGCTTCAAAGGAAACTGGTACATCGATGTTGCTTTGGGATGCCTCATGTTTCCCCTTGTCAACGGGCTCTCACATTTCAATCTCAAACTCTTGCCACTTTTTCCATCCACACCCGTCACTCTATCAAGCGTTGAACAGTCAGTAGTGGCATGCGATCGAGTAGCAATGGCACTGTATGCAATAGTAGTCTCAGTTTGCGCTCCTGTATGGGAAGAGATCGTCTTTAGGGGCTTTCTTCTCCCATCTTTGACCAAGTACATGCCAGTGTGGTGTGCAATTCTGGTGAGCTCAGTAGTCTTTGCCATGGCACATTTCAACGTACAAAAGATGCTCCCGCTTATCTTTCTCGGGGTTGTGATGGGTGCTGTCTTCGCTCGCTCAAGAAATCTACTTCCATCAATGCTCTTGCATAGCCTTTGGAATAGCTTTGTGTTTCTAGACCTAATGAAGTAA
- the LOC115716161 gene encoding reticulon-like protein B4, whose translation MGEGEHQEDHHHHEESLMEKIADKIHGHDSSSSSDSDNEKSNDSSSSLKSKVFRLFGRERPVYHVFGGGKPADVFLWRNKKVSAGVLGVATAIWVLFELIEYHLLTLVCHVLILALALLFLWSNASTFIHKTSPHIPKLSIPEEPVLQVVNALRIEINGGLAVLHSIASGRDPKKFLSVIAGLWVLSMLGNCCNFLTLFYIAFVLLHTVPVLYEKYDDKVDSFAEKACFEIKKQYAVFDAKVLSKVLSKIPRGPLKRD comes from the exons ATGGGAGAAGGTGAACACCAGGaggatcatcatcatcacgaGGAATCGTTGATGGAGAAGATAGCTGATAAGATCCACGGTCACGATTCGTCGTCTTCCTCCGATTCGGATAACGAGAAGAGCAATGATTCTTCATCGTCTTTGAAATCTAAGGTTTTCAGGCTATTTGGGAGAGAAAGGCCTGTTTACCATGTCTTCGGCGGTGGAAAAC CGGCTGATGTTTTCTTGTGGAGGAACAAAAAGGTATCAGCAGGAGTGCTTGGAGTGGCCACAGCCATATGGGTTTTGTTTGAATTGATCGAATATCACCTACTCACTCTTGTTTGTCATGTGTTGATACTTGCTTTGGCCTTGTTGTTCTTGTGGTCAAACGCCTCCACCTTCATTCACAA GACTTCACCCCACATTCCAAAGCTCAGCATTCCAGAGGAGCCAGTTCTTCAGGTTGTCAATGCTCTTAGAATCGAAATCAATGGAGGTCTTGCTGTTCTTCACAGTATCGCATCAGGGCGTGACCCGAAGAAGTTTCTTTCA GTGATTGCTGGCTTGTGGGTTCTATCTATGTTGGGAAATTGTTGCAACTTCTTGACCTTGTTTTACATAG CTTTTGTCTTGCTTCACACTGTTCCCGTACTCTATGAGAAATATGATGACAAAGTTGATTCATTTGCTGAGAAGGCATGTTTCGAGATCAAGAAGCAGTATGCAGTGTTTGATGCAAAGGTGTTGAGTAAGGTATTGAGTAAGATTCCTAGGGGGCCATTGAAGAGAGATTGA
- the LOC115716140 gene encoding ribosome biogenesis ATPase RIX7 isoform X2 yields the protein MEQKGYLLSALSVGVGVGVGLGLVSGQSVSKWAGNLPPNAITIEKMEQEMLRMMIHHGTEETKDQVTFDDFPYYLSEQTRVLLTSAAYVHLKHAEVSKYTRNLSPASRAILLSGPAELYQQMLAKALAHYFEAKLLLLDVTDFSLKIQSKYGGSNNGSCFKRSTSESTLERLSGLFGSFSGLQQRDEPQFSGGTLRRQSSGVEIRSRGIEGNNTLPKLRRNASAAANISNIGSHSNQNQVGPLRRESSWCFDEKLLIQSLYRVLVSVSKTGPIVLYLRDVEKFLCRSQRIYNLFQKMLNKLTGSVLILGSQVYDPKDEYRELDEKISALFTYTIEIRPPEDESQNVSWKSKLEEDMRMIQVKDNRNHIMEVLSANDLDCDDLDSICIEDTMVLSNYIEEIVVSAISYHLMNNKNPEYRNGKLIISSKSLSHGLSIFQEGKFDGKDTMKLEVKADSSKKEEKKKAVKEKPEAKPEVTAPENKSGAETLSAAAISATKKDAADNSIPAPEVAPDNEFEKRIRPEVIPASEIGVTFSDIGALDEIKESLQELVMLPLRRPDLFNGGLLKPCRGILLFGPPGTGKTMMAKAIAKEAGASFINVSMSTITSKWFGEDEKNVRALFTLAAKVSPTIIFVDEVDSMLGQRSRAGEHEAMRKIKNEFMTHWDGLLTKPGERILVLAATNRPFDLDEAIIRRFERRILVGLPSMDNREMILKTLLAKEKIEERLNYKELATMTEGYSGSDLKNLCTTAAYRPVRELIQQERLKDLEKKQKPLASSETVSSSEKIEKPESGKEETGIILRPLNMEDFRVAKNQVAASFAAEGSVMNELKQWNELYGEGGSRKKEQLTYFL from the exons atggAACAGAAAGGTTATTTGTTATCGGCGTTGAGTGTTGGGGTAGGAGTTGGAGTTGGGCTTGGGCTTGTATCGGGCCAGAGCGTCAGTAAATGGGCCGGGAATTTACCGCCCAATGCTATAACCATTGAAAAAATGGAACAAGAGATGTTGAGGATGATGATCCATCATGGCACAGAAGAAACTAAAGATCAAGTCACTTTTGATGATTTTCCATATTATCTCAG tGAACAGACAAGAGTACTACTAACAAGTGCAGCATATGTACATCTCAAACACGCAGAGGTTTCTAAGTACACTCGAAACCTTTCTCCTGCTAGTCGAGCTATTTTGCTTTCTGGCCCTGCtg aaCTTTACCAACAAATGCTGGCCAAGGCTTTGGCTCATTACTTTGAAGCcaagttgttgttgttggatgTAACAGATTTTTCATTAAAG ATTCAGAGCAAGTATGGTGGTTCAAACAATGGATCA TGTTTTAAAAGGTCAACTTCTGAGTCAACCTTAGAGCGATTGTCAGGCTTATTTGGTTCATTTTCTGGGCTTCAACAAAGGGATGAACCCCAAT TTTCAGGTGGTACATTAAGAAGGCAGAGTAGTGGTGTTGAAATAAGATCAAG AGGAATAGAAGGTAATAATACTCTTCCCAAGCTTAGGAGAAATGCCTCTGCAGCTGCTAATATCAGTAACATTGGTTCTCACTCCAATCAAAATCAag TCGGCCCTCTTAGGCGCGAAAGCAGCTGGTGCTTCGACGAAAAGCTCCTTATTCAATCTCTCTACAGA gTTTTGGTTTCGGTTTCGAAAACCGGTCCCATTGTGTTGTACCTTAGAGATGTGGAGAAGTTTTTATGCAGATCACAAAGAATATACAACTTATTTCAGAAAATGTTGAACAAACTCACTGGATCAGTTTTAATTCTTGGGTCTCAAGTTTATGATCCTAAAGATGAATACAGAGAATTAGATGAGAAGATTTCTGCTCTTTTTACTTACACAATTGAGATAAGACCACCTGAAGATGAATCCCAAAATGTTAGTTGGAAATCTAAATTGGAAGAAGATATGAGAATGATTCAAGTTAAGGATAACAGAAATCATATCATGGAAGTTCTCTCAGCTAATGATCTTGATTGTGATGATTTGGATTCAATTTGTATTGAAGACACAATGGTTTTGAGTAATTATATTGAAGAGATTGTTGTGTCTGCAATTTCTTATCACTTGATGAACAACAAGAATCCTGAGTATAGAAATGGAAAACTCATTATTTCTTCCAAAAG TTTGTCACATGGATTGAGTATATTCCAAGAAGGAAAATTTGATGGTAAAGACACAATGAAACTTGAAGTTAAGGCTGACTCATCTAAG aaagaagaaaagaaaaaggctgTTAAAGAGAAGCCAGAAGCAAAACCCGAAGTCACTGCTCCTGAAAACAAATCAGGAGCAGAGACGTTATCAGCAGCAGCAATTTCCGCGACAAAGAAAGATGCTGCTGATAATTCAATTCCAGCACCA GAAGTAGCACCTGACAATGAATTTGAGAAGAGAATAAGGCCAGAGGTAATACCAGCTAGTGAAATTGGTGTGACATTTTCTGATATTGGTGCATTAGATGAGATCAAAGAATCACTTCAAGAATTAGTAATGCTTCCACTAAGAAGACCTGACCTTTTCAATGGAGGACTATTGAAGCCTTGTAGAGGAATATTACTATTTGGGCCACCTGGAACTGGTAAGACAATGATGGCAAAGGCCATAGCTAAAGAAGCTGGAGCAAGTTTCATCAATGTTTCCATGTCTACCATAACATCGAAATGGTTCGGTGAGGATGAGAAGAATGTTAGAGCTCTTTTCACTTTGGCGGCCAAGGTTTCGCCTACTATTATCTTTGTTGATGAGGTTGATAGCATGCTTGGACAGAGGTCTAGAGCCGGGGAACATGAAGCGATGCGGAAGATCAAGAACGAGTTTATGACACATTGGGACGGGTTATTGACGAAACCCGGTGAAAGGATTCTTGTTCTTGCTGCTACTAATAGGCCTTTTGATCTTGATGAAGCTATTATCAGGCGTTTCGAAAGAAG AATATTGGTGGGGCTTCCATCAATGGATAACAGAGAAATGATCTTAAAAACTCTACTTGCAAAAGAGAAAATAGAAGAAAGATTAAACTACAAGGAACTTGCAACCATGACAGAAGGCTATAGTGGAAGTGATCTTAAG AATTTGTGCACAACAGCAGCATATAGGCCTGTAAGGGAATTAATACAACAAGAAAGATTGAAAGATTTG GAAAAAAAACAGAAACCTTTGGCATCATCAGAAACTGTTAGTAGTTCAGAAAAAATCGAAAAACCCGAAAGTGGTAAAGAAGAAACAGGTATAATTTTAAGGCCTTTAAACATGGAGGATTTCAGGGTAGCAAAGAATCAG GTGGCTGCAAGTTTTGCAGCAGAGGGGTCTGTAATGAATGAGTTGAAGCAATGGAATGAGCTATATGGGGAAGGAGGGTCAAGAAAGAAAGAACAGTTAACTTATTTTCTATGA
- the LOC115716143 gene encoding potassium transporter 3 yields the protein MVETRDRRKDKVLVLVYQSLGLVFGDLSISPLYVYKSTFAGKLRHYQSEDVVFGAFSMIFWTLSLLSLFKYVVFVLSANDNGEGGIIALYSLLCQKTKFCLLPNLQASDEELSNPGCSNRNVPPSFLRRIIEKHKVAKNCLLLLVLLGACMVISIGIFAPAISILSSIEGLKFQTKDVHNNTVVLIACVLLVLLFFLQHRGFHKVAFLFTPIIILWLVSITAVGIYNIFRWNPRVYQALSPYYVYNFFKVTGKDGWISLGGIMLCISGSEAMFTDLGHFSATSIRVAFSCIIYPCLVLQYMGQAAFLSKNLSAAPLSFYASIPDPFFWPIFGVATLAGIVASQAVISTTLMIIKECDAFGCFPRIKIVHTRRWLPGQVYIPEINWILMVLSLLVTLGFRNTNHIGNAYGIAYMTMTIVTTCLASLVINLAWQKSVVLSLLFSVLFGSVEIIYFSSSCMRIPKGGWVPLLFSAIFLFIMYVWYYGSWKKYSQDLHNKLSMRWILTLGPSLGIIKVPGIGLIYTELATGVPATFTHFLTTLPAFYQVVVFVCIKTVPVSHVFHKERFLIGRIGPKSYRLYRCIIRNGYKDICKNEEEFESELVMSIAEFIQMEAEGTGAVDGSVDGRMAVVRTSEKFGTRLVVSTPSSPGVSNSINQTSVILSGYKSPTLQKLQASYEQEYSPQLTFRRGLRFELLNTKYKDPRVKEELLELVEAKRAGVTYVIGHSHIKARSNSSFLHQFAINIAYSFLRKNCRSPAVALNIPHICLIEVGMNYCV from the exons ATG GTTGAAACAAGAGATAGACGTAAAGATAAAGTTCTTGTCTTGGTATATCagagtttgggtttggttttCGGCGACTTGAGCATTTCGCCACTTTATGTTTATAAAAGTACATTTGCTGGAAAGTTGCGGCACTACCAATCTGAAGATGTAGTGTTTGGTGCATTTTCTATGATATTTTGgactctttctcttctttcatTGTTCAAGTATGTTGTTTTTGTGCTGAGTGCAAATGATAATGGTGAAG GAGGGATAATCGCATTGTACTCACTTCTTTGTCAAAAAACAAAATTCTGTTTGCTACCTAATCTTCAAGCATCTGATGAAGAGCTTTCTAACCCGGGCTGCTCAAACAGAAATGTGCCTCCTTCTTTTTTAAGAAGAATTATTGAAAAGCATAAAGTAGCAAAAAACTGTTTACTTCTTCTAGTGTTGTTGGGAGCTTGTATGGTGATCAGTATTGGTATCTTTGCACCTGCAATTTCAA TTCTTTCCTCTATTGAAGGGCTGAAATTTCAAACAAAGGATGTACATAATA ATACTGTGGTCCTTATTGCCTGCGTTCTGTTAGTACTCCTTTTTTTCTTACAACACCGAGGCTTTCACAAGGTGGCATTCTTGTTTACTCCTATTATAATCCTGTGGTTGGTGTCCATCACTGCTGTTGGAATCTACAATATTTTTAGATGGAATCCAAGAGTATACCAGGCTCTATCTCCATATTatgtttacaatttttttaaagttacaggaaaagATGGTTGGATCTCTCTTGGAGGAATAATGTTATGTATTTCTG GAAGTGAAGCTATGTTTACAGACCTTGGTCATTTCTCCGCGACATCAATCAGG GTTGCATTTTCATGTATTATTTATCCATGTTTGGTACTTCAATACATGGGGCAAGCTGCATTTCTTTCCAAAAACTTATCGGCAGCACCTCTGAGCTTTTACGCTTCTATTCCTG ATCCCTTCTTTTGGCCAATTTTTGGTGTGGCAACTCTGGCTGGGATTGTTGCTAGCCAGGCAGTTATCTCCACCACATTAATGATTATCAAAGAGTGTGACGCGTTTGGATGTTTCCCTCGTATCAAGATTGTTCATACCAGGAGATGGCTTCCTGGTCAAGTATACATTCCAGAGATAAACTGGATCCTCATGGTTCTCAGTCTATTAGTCACACTGGGTTTTCGAAATACAAATCATATAGGAAATGCTTATG GCATTGCATACATGACGATGACAATCGTGACAACGTGTTTGGCATCACTTGTCATTAACCTTGCTTGGCAAAAGTCTGTGGTGCTTTCACTTTTATTCAGTGTGCTATTTGGATCAGTTGAGATCATTTACTTCTCGTCTTCTTGTATGAGAATCCCTAAAGGTGGATGGGTACCTCTTCTGTTCTCTGCAATATTCTTGTTCATTATGTACGTGTGGTATTATGGGTCATGGAAGAAATATTCACAAGACCTTCATAACAAGCTCTCCATGAGGTGGATCCTCACGCTAGGTCCTAGTCTCGGGATCATTAAAGTTCCTGGAATCGGTCTCATCTACACAGAACTAGCCACAGGAGTCCCAGCAACATTTACTCACTTCTTAACCACCTTACCAGCTTTTTACCAAGTCGTTGTATTCGTCTGTATTAAAACTGTTCCTGTATCTCATGTATTCCACAAAGAAAGGTTTCTCATTGGTCGGATTGGTCCCAAATCCTACAGGCTGTACCGCTGCATCATTCGAAATGGTTATAAAGACATATGTAAAAATGAAGAAGAGTTCGAAAGCGAACTAGTGATGAGCATAGCAGAGTTCATCCAAATGGAGGCAGAGGGCACTGGGGCAGTGGATGGCTCAGTGGATGGTCGTATGGCAGTTGTGCGGACATCTGAAAAGTTCGGTACAAGATTAGTGGTATCAACACCGTCAAGTCCTGGAGTAAGCAACAGTATCAATCAAACATCGGTGATTTTAAGTGGCTACAAGTCACCTACACTACAGAAATTGCAGGCTAGTTACGAGCAAGAATATTCACCTCAGCTCACCTTTAGGAGGGGGTTACGATTCGAGTTACTAAATACTAAGTACAAGGATCCTCGTGTGAAAGAAGAGCTGTTGGAACTCGTTGAAGCCAAGCGTGCTGGGGTAACATACGTTATAGGCCACTCGCATATAAAAGCACGGTCAAATTCATCGTTTCTACACCAGTTTGCGATTAATATAGCCTACTCTTTCCTCAGAAAGAACTGCAGATCCCCTGCTGTGGCCTTAAATATTCCTCATATTTGTCTAATTGAGGTGGGTATGAACTACTGTGTCTAG